The following DNA comes from Nicotiana sylvestris chromosome 10, ASM39365v2, whole genome shotgun sequence.
ACCATCTTTCTTACCTTCAGTAGCAGaagaataaggcaagaaaaagCAAGGTTCAACACTCCCAACTAAGTGCCTAGATAGAGGGAAGACAGTCACAGGTCCGCCCCATCCAAAATCAACTGTCTCGTGGCCTACGTGCCGCCAATCTGTAAATGCACTCACCCTATTCCCTGCTGTAATCCCTTCATCATAATGCAGCTCCTGGAAATCAATTAACGAACGAACATACTCATCTGTGATGATACTCTTGCTCTTCTTGATCGCGTCTGCTGTTTTCCAGATAGGTTGATTTATGAGGTCTTTTGCAAGGAGCTGAACGTATATTGGCACACAACCATTGCCCCAGTAGCCTGCTGGCAATGCTGGCTTCACTGTTCTTCTGATATTGGTTAGATAGGCATACTTCACTATCTCATCACTTGGTATTTTAGAAGCCTTTGCCCTGTTTCACAAGTATTAACAGATCAGTCCCTAGCCTAGACAATTAACACATGACTACCAATTTCTTCAAATGACACCATTTTGGTGCATTTAATAATAAGTGAATCCCTGCCAAGATCAGCTAACTATTATTATACCAAGGGTCCGCAtataccttttttttttctttctaaaattaTTGGTGAGTACAAAAGGGAGAAGAAAAATTAAGGAACAAATTAAACTTTAAGAATTTGAGGTGACCTCGATTGGACATACTAAAAACACTAGATTATTCAATGTCATTTCATCTTTAGACATTTAATCAAATAACTAAGACGATTTAGCAGTGATCATCAACCTATTATATAAGCATCCCTTTTTATTCGAACATGATCATTTATACTTTGCAAAGCTCACATTAGAAGAGCTTTCATCTATAAATGGAGTacataataaaaagaaaatgatTAAGACTCCTGAATTTcatgataaaaaaaataaaataaaaaacccaAACACATTAAAACTACTAAGCAAGTTGGAATAAAGGGAAAAAGACATACTTTGCTCGCCAAATGAAAGCTCCCAAAGCTTCAAAAGTTGTATACTTTAAACCGGACTGCTCATTTAGAAGCCCCTTAAGCCGATCCAACCACTCATCCTTCACTTCAAAGCACTCTCGAACCGCCGGTTTACCTGACTCCAAATACGGCGATAAATCCTTATCTAAACTCAGAAACTCATGAACCGGGAACTCAACTAGCGGTGGGTTCCTCGGTCCAAGCAAACTTGACCGGTTCCAAACCGGTTCAACCTTCATCCCATTCCCTCCACGAGCAATCTCCGCCATAGCATGGAAAAAAAGCGTGGATCCCATACCATCACACATCGCGTGGTGAACCGCCGTTCCGAAAACCCACCCACCACACTTAAACCGGGTCAGCTGCAGAATCAAAGGTCGGTTCAATGCCTCGTCATCTCTCGGGTCGGGTACCAACTTCTCAGCAAACTCATAATCTGGATCATCCAGGTAGTTAATAGAGGCCAAGGTACAATCAACTGTGGACAGAATTACAGGAATGCCACTCCCTACTTGACAGTGAAGTTCTAGGCGGTTGTCCGACGTACGACGACGGAGACAGCCGGTGAATTGGTAGTAGGGGACGAGAGCGGCGGAGAGAGAGGAAGTGACAACTTCATATGGGTCCAATTGTTGTGTTGTGTGGTTGACGTAGACACGGAGGTAACGGAAAGTGAGATTGAGGTTGCGGTCGGTATCGAGGTGGGAGAGAGGGAGGACATGATTTTCGGAGAAAGGCGGCTTAGAAGGGAAGATCGTGGTGGTTTCGTGGATGATTACTTCCATTTTTGCCGGTGGTTATGATCGGAGAATGGTTGCTGATTTTTGTTTATATGAAAGTTAAAGAAGTGAGATAAAGATGGTAGGTGGCTAAAAGTGGAAAGAAGTCAACTGCCAACTACCAAGTAGCTGATGTCTTTTATGAAAAATATGTTTTAGTTTTTGATTGGTAGgcgaaaaatatttttaaaaaatgataataatattagtaaattaCGAGTATTTTGATAAAGTTTTAGGGAGTAATAATCTATATTTACATTTATATTTCTACATCtattctatattattataaaacatGAATATTTCACGCTAAATATGAAACgatgaaaatatttttagaatatTAATAAAGTTTTATGCCTTTAAAATTAAAATCATTCTTTCAATAAATAGCTTCATGTTGGATAAAATTGTAAACTTTAGGTGCCTAAAATTTAGGACGTTTGAGAAAACTTTACCAAACACTTTTGTAAA
Coding sequences within:
- the LOC104238638 gene encoding tetrahydroanabasine acetyltransferase produces the protein MEVIIHETTTIFPSKPPFSENHVLPLSHLDTDRNLNLTFRYLRVYVNHTTQQLDPYEVVTSSLSAALVPYYQFTGCLRRRTSDNRLELHCQVGSGIPVILSTVDCTLASINYLDDPDYEFAEKLVPDPRDDEALNRPLILQLTRFKCGGWVFGTAVHHAMCDGMGSTLFFHAMAEIARGGNGMKVEPVWNRSSLLGPRNPPLVEFPVHEFLSLDKDLSPYLESGKPAVRECFEVKDEWLDRLKGLLNEQSGLKYTTFEALGAFIWRAKAKASKIPSDEIVKYAYLTNIRRTVKPALPAGYWGNGCVPIYVQLLAKDLINQPIWKTADAIKKSKSIITDEYVRSLIDFQELHYDEGITAGNRVSAFTDWRHVGHETVDFGWGGPVTVFPLSRHLVGSVEPCFFLPYSSATEGKKDGFKVLVCLQEEAMPVFKEEMKQLEHGLS